The Flavobacteriales bacterium genome has a segment encoding these proteins:
- a CDS encoding Pathogenesis-related transcriptional factor and ERF protein gives MVRKIQLQNRKDMYAVVDDNVYQDIANDERLSSFDFLKKLRAHSNGYAFFQRYRNVDGVQGYETIYLHRYIAEKYIEKPKSDKKLFVRFIDGDCLNATIENLEWVPMGTLRRNMKNRSSTTGFRGVTIDRGKYRAVLYSDGRKYDLGFFDVPEEAAKAYNRKSMELFGETVGLNRFDDHQ, from the coding sequence ATGGTAAGGAAAATTCAACTTCAGAACCGCAAAGACATGTATGCGGTAGTAGATGATAATGTGTATCAAGACATAGCGAACGATGAACGTCTTTCATCGTTCGACTTTCTAAAGAAGCTTCGGGCACATTCCAATGGATATGCATTTTTCCAGCGATATAGGAATGTTGATGGAGTTCAGGGATACGAGACCATATACCTGCACAGATACATAGCTGAGAAATACATTGAAAAGCCAAAAAGCGATAAAAAGCTTTTTGTGCGGTTCATTGACGGTGATTGCCTCAATGCTACGATTGAAAATCTGGAATGGGTTCCTATGGGAACGTTGCGTAGGAATATGAAAAACCGAAGCTCCACTACAGGTTTCCGAGGGGTTACCATAGACCGGGGAAAGTATAGGGCTGTGTTGTATTCTGATGGAAGGAAATATGATCTGGGATTCTTCGATGTTCCAGAGGAAGCTGCCAAGGCATACAATAGGAAGTCAATGGAGCTTTTCGGGGAGACAGTTGGCCTGAATCGATTTGATGATCATCAGTAG
- a CDS encoding type IV secretion system DNA-binding domain-containing protein, producing the protein MEARTYNNLLSNTSEHVNFLTQKALQLHIIGPLSPTPPTCHHAGMDSNADISYFAKTNFRNGGVPFGIKQADRLLHTYIIGKTGTGKSTLLQTLISQDVALGRGLCLIDPHGDLVSRIKHAIPPHRQNDLVYLDLTDPKKLYGYNPLRKVSYEKRSLVASSILETLKKLWIDAWGVKLEHILRFTLLALLDQPQADISHIPEMLLSKEFRKNALIHIQNPEVKKFWTKEFPRYQYYDVLPALNKVGGLLAHPIIKRVLVDNTERLSLREIIDKRTILLVNLSKGAVGEDVAHILGAVLLTSVASAAFSRVDVAEDKRVSFFVYLDEFQNFTTLSLVNMLSELRKYKVGMIMAHQYMDQLDLEIRNAVLGNVGTHISFRVDAFDAALMAKKMYPVFEAIDFITLPNFHIYLTLMIDGTPAKAFSAITLLSTKTIEDLNKPS; encoded by the coding sequence ATGGAAGCACGAACATACAACAATTTATTATCAAACACATCAGAACATGTTAATTTTTTGACCCAAAAGGCACTTCAATTACACATAATAGGTCCCCTATCTCCCACTCCACCCACATGTCACCATGCTGGCATGGATTCCAATGCTGATATAAGCTACTTCGCCAAAACCAACTTCCGGAACGGTGGTGTGCCTTTTGGCATCAAACAGGCCGACCGACTTCTACATACATATATCATCGGTAAGACTGGAACTGGAAAGTCCACCCTATTGCAGACCCTCATCTCTCAGGATGTTGCACTTGGTCGGGGACTTTGCCTCATTGACCCACATGGTGATCTGGTGTCTCGCATCAAACACGCCATTCCCCCACATCGGCAGAACGACCTTGTCTATCTTGACCTGACCGACCCGAAGAAACTATATGGCTACAACCCTCTTCGGAAGGTCAGCTATGAAAAGCGGTCATTGGTCGCCTCCTCTATTCTTGAAACGCTCAAAAAGCTCTGGATAGATGCATGGGGAGTAAAACTCGAACATATTCTTCGGTTTACCCTTCTGGCACTCCTTGATCAACCACAGGCAGATATATCCCACATTCCTGAGATGCTATTAAGCAAGGAGTTTCGAAAGAATGCACTGATACATATCCAAAATCCTGAAGTGAAAAAATTCTGGACAAAGGAGTTTCCGCGATACCAGTACTATGATGTACTCCCTGCCTTGAACAAGGTCGGAGGACTACTCGCTCACCCTATCATCAAACGGGTACTGGTAGATAATACAGAAAGATTGTCGCTTCGGGAGATCATAGATAAACGGACAATCCTCTTGGTCAATCTTTCCAAAGGCGCGGTCGGTGAAGATGTCGCTCATATTCTGGGAGCCGTACTCCTTACCTCCGTTGCATCAGCTGCCTTCAGTCGGGTTGATGTGGCAGAAGACAAGCGGGTTTCGTTTTTCGTGTACCTCGATGAGTTTCAGAACTTCACTACCCTATCCTTGGTCAACATGCTTTCAGAACTCCGAAAGTACAAGGTGGGTATGATAATGGCGCACCAGTACATGGATCAGCTTGACCTTGAGATAAGGAATGCCGTGCTTGGCAACGTGGGAACACACATTTCATTTCGAGTAGATGCGTTCGATGCAGCATTGATGGCAAAGAAGATGTATCCGGTATTTGAGGCCATTGATTTCATAACCCTTCCGAACTTTCACATCTATTTGACCTTGATGATTGATGGAACACCTGCGAAGGCATTTAGTGCGATAACCCTTCTTTCTACAAAAACGATAGAGGACCTGAACAAACCTTCTTAA
- a CDS encoding DNA cytosine methyltransferase, whose product MKVLDLFAGSGSISKAAGRLGFESFSVDIEPFEGIDLVKDIRKTRPADIPFVPDIIWASPPCTSFSVASMWRHWDKSGEVHVPKTGTAILGIELVRRTFWLIWYYQQLNPNLIWYMENPRGLLRKMPVMKICPIRHTVSYCQYGDIRMKPTDIWTNNVNWNPRPICRPGASCHTPAPRGTHGGTQGQKNSFERSKVPEELCLEVLKACRPQ is encoded by the coding sequence ATGAAAGTGTTAGACCTCTTTGCAGGAAGTGGAAGTATCAGTAAAGCTGCAGGTCGGTTGGGTTTTGAATCGTTCTCGGTTGACATTGAGCCGTTTGAAGGAATCGACCTTGTAAAGGATATTCGAAAGACACGACCTGCTGATATACCATTTGTCCCGGACATCATTTGGGCTTCACCTCCATGCACCAGTTTCAGCGTTGCGAGTATGTGGCGGCATTGGGACAAAAGCGGAGAAGTACATGTTCCAAAAACTGGTACGGCCATTTTGGGGATAGAGCTGGTAAGACGAACATTTTGGCTCATTTGGTACTACCAACAACTCAATCCGAATCTCATCTGGTATATGGAGAATCCACGAGGGCTTCTTCGCAAGATGCCCGTTATGAAAATCTGTCCAATACGACATACCGTATCGTATTGTCAGTATGGTGATATCAGAATGAAGCCCACGGATATTTGGACAAATAATGTGAACTGGAATCCACGTCCTATATGTCGGCCAGGCGCATCGTGCCACACACCAGCCCCACGAGGTACTCACGGAGGGACGCAGGGGCAAAAAAACAGTTTCGAACGCTCAAAAGTGCCAGAAGAACTGTGTCTTGAAGTTTTGAAAGCATGCAGGCCACAATGA
- a CDS encoding DNA repair protein has product MVKRTSVSRVVVKELEIQYERPPFDAMSKIGNSKDCERLFRSVFNPKTLDLKESFWIALLNRSNRVLGVSLVGVGSVSACTVNLLEIFQLAITTNACAIVLCHNHPSGNVQPSQADIALTRKIKDGCKLFEIVMLDHIILTRETYFSFVDDGVMP; this is encoded by the coding sequence ATGGTAAAACGAACATCAGTCAGCCGCGTGGTTGTGAAGGAATTGGAAATCCAGTACGAGCGACCACCGTTTGATGCAATGAGTAAAATCGGCAACTCAAAGGATTGTGAACGGTTGTTTCGAAGCGTGTTTAACCCCAAAACACTTGATCTGAAAGAATCATTCTGGATTGCATTGCTGAATCGGTCAAACAGGGTTTTGGGAGTTTCATTGGTTGGAGTGGGTTCAGTATCTGCGTGTACCGTAAATCTGCTTGAGATATTCCAACTCGCAATCACTACGAATGCTTGTGCCATTGTTCTGTGCCACAACCATCCGTCAGGGAATGTACAGCCCAGTCAGGCAGATATTGCTCTCACGAGGAAGATCAAGGACGGTTGTAAGCTCTTTGAAATTGTAATGCTCGATCACATCATTTTGACGAGAGAGACGTACTTCTCATTCGTTGACGATGGGGTCATGCCGTAG
- a CDS encoding Pathogenesis-related transcriptional factor and ERF protein translates to MVRKIPLSNRQEKYVVVDSTVYEDLLGDDRLASIEFLQKLRAHSNGYAFFQRYKKKNEKQGYETIYLHKLIAEKYIAKPKTDKKLFVRFIDGDVLNARIENLEWVPMGTLRRNMKNRSSTTGYRGVTVDRGRFRAVIYSDGVKYDLGFFDVPEKAAMAYNEKSIELFGVTDGLNTFDEEE, encoded by the coding sequence ATGGTTAGAAAGATACCTCTAAGTAACAGACAAGAAAAATATGTTGTAGTTGACAGTACGGTGTATGAAGATCTTCTCGGAGATGACCGTCTTGCATCAATTGAATTTCTTCAAAAACTCCGTGCGCATTCCAACGGGTACGCCTTCTTTCAACGGTATAAGAAGAAAAACGAGAAACAAGGATATGAGACCATATATCTGCATAAATTGATTGCTGAGAAATATATAGCCAAGCCAAAGACAGATAAAAAGCTTTTCGTTCGATTCATTGATGGTGATGTCCTGAACGCTAGGATTGAAAATCTGGAGTGGGTCCCTATGGGAACGCTTCGTAGGAATATGAAGAACCGAAGCTCCACCACAGGCTATCGGGGAGTGACCGTTGACCGAGGGCGTTTCAGAGCCGTTATATATAGTGATGGCGTCAAATACGATCTTGGTTTTTTCGATGTTCCAGAAAAGGCCGCTATGGCATATAATGAAAAGTCAATAGAGCTTTTCGGAGTGACAGATGGATTGAATACGTTTGACGAGGAAGAGTAA
- a CDS encoding T9SS type A sorting domain-containing protein — protein sequence MKKLSLLLTVCMLACAVSVSEAQTSYTWNGSTSTDFATGANWTPNGVPGGGDNITIVSTSNDPVLDGDRTVNNFTLSTGGVLGLGGYALTVSSTAALGAATVSNGLLYMSGGSATISGTTLDCQVDMTSSVSVLTNAVFKKKTDLETTYTGQLYSGGNLYMDTVTITQNGPSYFYSGYTNPDTFLAPLTFNLENAGIALFAYNSTGSYFADKVVFNNHSGNATKGIAIVNQTGSTAHFAYDIEMNVSSGSGYIRFYQGMATHDGELLIGSEGYASGQLTLRGYGQSSSNTIDLSSMSGTSTLALGPSLTLEGDLIGPDQATTISSACHFKGVTELPSVTGWYSGSTFEKRTTLDVTGGNSISTGGNMFLDTVDITRSYAQYLYLGYGTPDTILGPCTLNLDAAGGISIAQSEAGTYFADQVVLNNRSGNTGKGFTIGAYSGGGVTFDRDIIMNVDSTSGYINFGEGTTVHNGLLRIGSEGYHSGLLTLKGYTQTANGSIDLSGMNHNSSLTIYGADVTADISYDHSGTVTLMNATFGGNVSMSSNSLSVSGNTFGGTTYMEKTGSGSNNLNGGNLFQGATTLENSTSGNYVYWGYNNPDTMLGDLTLINHSSYPLWMNYNTEGQYTGDIALDGDSLKVVRFGSTTSGYKAVFDGSTDQQLTISNSDLDVQFYRVEVNKSAGRLKVNSDITVSYELALTDGVVECQNDVVVTLKDGVEPTATDSSYVEGSVKKIGNDAYTFPVGRNGVYRPIGISAPSNTSDAFTAEYFESNSDYVYSHSSKAGSLDYLSTNEYWMLTRDAGSSTPTVTLSWDTITTCGMDSSLIGRHVAGWNGTQWDDLGNGGTTGDSNSGSVTTASVVTNFVAFVLESDSSITCSSLNLTRLSADTIQVLDTIVLTVNWEGFSNDIDFYVYADSLMKDGGNGFIPLSIPVTNGDTVYITPTASGVKKVYLQARRNQSVIKSVSTAMAVNPGVFYYNCDSSFTTCDFIRNGSFEDYQYYAITFDEIDRAAAWNHFGYGSGCGNLYSMCNVYSDRNQGTPDIFATNALNTIPPGASFDIPNNCYGSVMPPVSSGTSIDAYAGIFAYYGYQDPNYSEYLYQSLSDNLNIGQRYRFSSYFHLSPTSSDATSLGFALVDNIINYCQTNGDYLNLPTIPGSNYELHEVSAVPYANMDTVPELAEHEWVKWTHEFSAMDEWTRIIIGNFQTDNHPTHSEPFPTVLWSDSSGLSFHISYYYVDEVSLTAVPPVILAADTIHGCFGSAPIDSLCADSSGHGYHIYNWGSDNAVLDSMLQVLGMDTMQCIDIDTLFDYYAHPGPGIPDTLSIYVWVDGPNGCNPTDYVTIIMHRQKMDITSPFSMCDTDSAICISGIAENDSILWAFPTGTAYQVVDDTCFLVTDWNDASSGYIGVTSTDTLYGCSLNDSIFMVSCCQPDTGHMVFFDTTLTVTGSMTLSGALSVNGILYLDGGGTVTFSNADVAMGGFAQIILLNGTNLTVTDSSHLYPCDIWHNGIYGQDSSQFIMNGHSLIEGAVNAVSLRYSAYFNIDSAHFLNNYRHLATNFYPNYPYGYPVVKNTTMYCTDYLPSLADSLITERAVEIVNNADKWPLGPNVVIDSARIGIWLRNSSLTVLQDSIRNISHVDSNPWSGTGIYSNGIWSNQLSVTGTVFSDNVLGLYAKAHDEVTTESNVFTREFGGSYFSDNATVSASGNHHSYQWYGESSEMNDVIHIFNSHYDDNLFGILSRFDSDVKIHNDTINVLSSASDWAAYGIYVSNNVDWQWGTWGVDIYDNLITDANKGIKLENMSWARVRQNDVQVRKHTSEPSANMESRAIQATNSGAVWVSENHVHSSISSSDYGWWDTGIRYDYNALAKITCNESDSLHTAIVSGGPGASTYLIGNVMKGYHFRGIMTNVGFLGQQGSPTSPADNEWHDSFTHHTDTYNPTAAASSFYVRYSTSSNVWHPIPFSAQSNLSFPGASIDATASNPGATSQFDCDSVEYFRAIGYLQKIALDSIAFEGVDSVVTARLTKLQLFRSVEADSILQLDSILVAFRDTFELTDLGKLDRIARQLKMNISTSSTSKTLVDLGNVSPTDSIASLWKDVLEMAFGKWGDDDTTTTLSSSDSTLLWQIAALCPYRYGPSVYTSRTMLFSLDSMYLSLGNDCEIPGFADPSEKRDGSHDDSPPVSTSIVGDIQIDILPNPATDGWLTINVTGMTENDRLRLHLYSLEGRLIRTDNLVQSSTRVNVSTVTSGTYFVKVENAKSHESLWRGKIVLLNN from the coding sequence ATGAAAAAACTATCCCTTCTTCTCACCGTCTGTATGCTTGCATGTGCGGTATCTGTCTCAGAGGCTCAGACCAGCTACACTTGGAACGGAAGTACCAGCACCGATTTTGCGACCGGTGCGAACTGGACCCCCAACGGGGTGCCGGGAGGTGGTGACAATATCACTATCGTCTCCACTTCCAACGACCCTGTGCTGGACGGAGACCGCACGGTGAACAACTTCACCCTCAGCACGGGTGGAGTACTGGGCCTTGGAGGATATGCCCTTACAGTGAGTTCAACCGCTGCTTTGGGTGCAGCAACGGTATCGAACGGTCTGCTGTACATGTCAGGCGGCTCTGCCACCATCTCGGGCACAACCCTCGACTGTCAGGTGGATATGACCTCATCGGTCTCTGTTCTGACCAATGCTGTATTCAAGAAGAAGACCGATCTGGAGACAACATATACCGGCCAACTGTACTCTGGAGGGAACCTGTACATGGACACCGTGACCATCACCCAGAACGGGCCTTCCTACTTCTACTCCGGGTATACTAACCCCGATACATTTCTTGCCCCGCTGACCTTCAATCTGGAGAATGCGGGAATTGCCCTTTTCGCCTACAACTCCACAGGCAGCTATTTTGCAGACAAAGTGGTGTTCAACAACCATTCGGGCAATGCCACCAAGGGAATCGCCATTGTGAACCAGACCGGGTCGACAGCTCACTTTGCCTATGACATCGAGATGAACGTATCTTCAGGCTCAGGGTACATCAGGTTCTATCAGGGAATGGCGACCCATGATGGAGAGCTTCTCATCGGCTCGGAGGGCTATGCGTCCGGACAGCTGACCCTCAGAGGGTATGGGCAAAGTTCGTCCAATACGATCGATCTGAGCTCAATGAGCGGCACGTCCACCCTGGCCTTGGGCCCATCATTGACATTGGAGGGCGACCTGATAGGCCCCGATCAGGCAACGACCATCAGTTCAGCGTGTCATTTCAAAGGGGTGACCGAACTCCCGTCTGTGACAGGATGGTACAGCGGTTCGACCTTTGAGAAACGGACCACCCTTGATGTGACCGGAGGCAATAGCATCTCTACCGGAGGGAACATGTTCCTTGATACGGTGGATATCACCCGCTCTTACGCTCAGTATCTGTATTTAGGATATGGCACACCTGATACCATCTTAGGCCCTTGCACGCTGAACCTTGATGCTGCCGGAGGGATCAGCATTGCTCAGAGCGAGGCGGGAACCTACTTTGCCGACCAGGTTGTACTGAACAACCGTTCAGGGAATACTGGAAAGGGATTCACCATTGGGGCGTATTCTGGCGGTGGGGTGACCTTTGACCGGGACATCATCATGAATGTGGACAGCACATCGGGTTACATCAATTTTGGGGAGGGTACAACAGTTCACAATGGGCTGCTGCGCATCGGAAGTGAAGGGTATCACTCAGGACTGCTGACCCTCAAGGGCTATACCCAGACCGCAAATGGCAGTATCGACCTATCGGGCATGAACCACAACAGTTCGCTGACCATCTATGGGGCGGACGTCACCGCGGACATCTCGTACGATCACTCTGGGACAGTGACCCTGATGAATGCCACGTTCGGTGGCAATGTGAGCATGAGCAGCAACAGTCTTTCGGTATCGGGCAACACCTTTGGAGGGACGACCTATATGGAGAAGACCGGCTCGGGCTCGAACAACCTCAATGGGGGCAACCTGTTCCAAGGGGCGACCACCCTGGAGAACAGCACATCAGGCAACTATGTGTACTGGGGGTACAACAACCCCGATACCATGCTGGGCGACCTGACCCTTATCAATCACAGCAGTTACCCACTATGGATGAACTACAATACAGAGGGGCAATATACTGGTGACATCGCCTTGGACGGTGACAGCCTGAAGGTGGTACGGTTCGGAAGTACCACATCAGGTTACAAGGCGGTGTTCGATGGCAGTACCGACCAGCAATTGACCATCTCCAATTCCGACCTGGATGTACAGTTCTACCGCGTTGAGGTGAACAAGAGTGCGGGGCGGTTGAAGGTGAACAGTGACATCACCGTGAGCTACGAGCTTGCCCTGACCGATGGGGTCGTTGAATGCCAAAACGATGTGGTGGTGACCCTGAAGGACGGGGTCGAGCCCACGGCCACGGACAGCAGTTATGTAGAGGGTTCGGTGAAGAAAATAGGCAATGATGCCTACACGTTCCCTGTGGGGAGGAACGGGGTGTATCGCCCCATCGGCATCAGTGCACCGAGCAATACCTCTGATGCTTTTACGGCAGAGTATTTTGAAAGCAACTCAGACTATGTGTACAGCCATAGCAGCAAGGCTGGTTCGTTAGATTATTTGAGCACCAACGAGTATTGGATGCTGACACGGGATGCAGGAAGCAGTACACCGACCGTGACCCTTAGCTGGGACACAATAACCACTTGTGGAATGGACTCCTCACTTATAGGTCGGCATGTGGCAGGGTGGAACGGTACCCAGTGGGATGACTTAGGCAATGGGGGTACTACAGGTGATAGTAATTCGGGAAGTGTAACTACGGCAAGTGTGGTTACCAATTTTGTTGCGTTCGTATTAGAATCAGATAGCTCCATTACATGCTCATCACTGAATCTTACACGTTTGTCTGCCGATACTATACAAGTACTAGATACAATTGTGCTTACAGTTAATTGGGAAGGATTCTCAAATGATATTGATTTCTATGTGTATGCTGATAGCTTGATGAAGGATGGTGGAAATGGCTTCATTCCTCTGTCAATACCAGTCACTAATGGAGATACGGTATACATAACTCCAACGGCCTCTGGAGTGAAAAAAGTCTACCTTCAGGCTCGAAGAAATCAATCGGTTATCAAGTCAGTATCAACTGCCATGGCAGTTAATCCCGGAGTGTTCTACTATAATTGCGACTCATCATTCACCACTTGTGATTTCATTCGAAATGGCTCATTTGAAGATTATCAATATTACGCCATTACATTTGATGAGATTGACCGGGCAGCGGCCTGGAATCATTTTGGCTATGGGAGCGGTTGTGGCAACTTGTATAGCATGTGTAATGTGTACTCAGATCGTAATCAGGGAACTCCGGATATTTTTGCAACCAACGCGTTGAATACAATACCTCCTGGAGCTTCATTTGACATACCTAACAACTGCTATGGATCAGTCATGCCACCCGTATCATCAGGCACATCAATAGATGCATACGCTGGAATTTTTGCCTATTACGGTTATCAGGACCCTAACTACAGCGAGTATCTTTACCAAAGCTTATCTGATAACTTGAACATCGGACAGCGTTACAGGTTCAGCTCATATTTCCATTTATCACCGACATCTTCAGATGCAACCAGTTTAGGCTTTGCATTGGTAGATAACATCATCAACTATTGCCAGACAAATGGTGACTATTTAAATCTCCCCACAATTCCAGGGTCCAATTACGAGCTTCATGAGGTATCTGCTGTCCCTTATGCGAACATGGACACCGTTCCGGAGCTTGCCGAACACGAATGGGTCAAATGGACCCATGAATTCTCAGCAATGGACGAATGGACCCGTATCATTATTGGAAATTTTCAAACAGATAATCATCCGACTCACAGCGAACCATTTCCAACGGTATTATGGTCAGATTCGAGCGGTCTATCATTTCACATCTCATATTACTACGTAGATGAGGTTTCCCTTACTGCCGTACCCCCTGTAATACTTGCGGCTGACACAATTCATGGTTGTTTTGGAAGCGCTCCAATAGACTCATTATGTGCAGATAGCTCAGGGCATGGATATCATATATATAACTGGGGATCAGACAACGCGGTATTGGACAGCATGCTTCAAGTACTCGGCATGGACACCATGCAATGCATCGACATTGATACCCTTTTTGACTATTATGCGCATCCAGGTCCTGGAATACCTGATACATTATCCATCTATGTGTGGGTTGATGGGCCTAATGGATGCAACCCTACTGATTACGTAACCATCATAATGCATCGACAGAAAATGGATATTACCAGTCCGTTTTCGATGTGTGACACTGATTCAGCTATCTGCATCAGTGGAATAGCAGAGAATGATTCGATACTGTGGGCGTTCCCAACAGGAACAGCTTACCAAGTAGTTGATGATACATGCTTTCTTGTGACAGACTGGAATGATGCAAGTTCTGGCTATATAGGGGTGACCTCCACGGACACCTTATATGGATGCTCTTTAAACGACTCGATCTTTATGGTATCCTGCTGTCAACCTGATACGGGACACATGGTATTCTTCGACACAACATTGACAGTGACGGGTTCGATGACACTAAGTGGCGCCCTTTCCGTTAATGGAATCCTGTATCTTGACGGAGGTGGTACCGTGACATTCAGTAATGCTGATGTAGCAATGGGTGGGTTTGCTCAGATCATTCTCCTCAATGGTACCAACCTCACCGTTACCGATTCATCACACCTCTACCCTTGTGACATCTGGCACAATGGAATCTACGGACAGGATAGCAGTCAATTCATTATGAACGGACATTCTCTCATTGAAGGTGCGGTGAATGCAGTTTCTCTCAGATATTCAGCATACTTCAATATTGATTCGGCCCATTTCCTTAATAACTACCGTCACTTGGCCACCAATTTTTACCCGAACTATCCCTATGGGTACCCGGTTGTCAAGAACACTACCATGTACTGTACCGATTACCTCCCATCCTTAGCGGACAGTCTGATAACCGAACGGGCTGTAGAAATTGTAAATAATGCAGACAAATGGCCTTTGGGACCGAATGTGGTGATTGACAGCGCACGAATTGGCATTTGGCTCCGTAACTCTTCACTTACTGTTCTTCAGGACTCCATCCGCAATATAAGTCATGTTGACTCCAACCCGTGGAGCGGTACCGGGATATATTCCAACGGTATCTGGAGCAACCAACTTTCTGTCACCGGAACCGTATTCAGTGACAACGTCTTGGGGCTGTATGCTAAGGCTCACGATGAGGTGACGACTGAGTCAAATGTGTTTACTCGTGAATTCGGAGGTTCATACTTTTCAGACAATGCTACTGTCTCCGCATCTGGCAATCATCACAGCTATCAGTGGTATGGGGAATCCTCGGAAATGAATGATGTAATTCACATTTTCAATTCTCACTACGATGACAATCTGTTCGGAATCTTATCTCGGTTCGATAGTGACGTGAAAATCCATAATGACACGATCAATGTTCTGAGCTCGGCATCAGATTGGGCTGCCTATGGTATTTATGTATCAAACAATGTTGATTGGCAATGGGGTACATGGGGTGTTGATATTTATGATAATCTGATCACAGATGCCAACAAAGGGATTAAACTAGAAAACATGAGTTGGGCTCGCGTACGGCAAAATGATGTTCAGGTGAGAAAGCACACAAGTGAACCAAGTGCCAACATGGAGAGTCGTGCCATTCAGGCCACCAACAGTGGTGCTGTCTGGGTAAGTGAGAACCATGTGCATAGCTCAATAAGTAGCTCGGATTATGGTTGGTGGGACACAGGTATTCGTTACGATTACAATGCGCTGGCAAAGATCACTTGCAATGAAAGTGACTCACTCCATACGGCTATTGTAAGTGGTGGACCGGGTGCCAGTACATACCTCATAGGTAATGTCATGAAAGGCTATCACTTCAGGGGCATCATGACCAACGTGGGGTTTCTTGGACAACAAGGAAGTCCTACAAGCCCGGCTGACAACGAATGGCATGATTCATTTACACATCATACAGATACGTATAATCCAACCGCAGCTGCTTCATCATTCTATGTTAGATACAGCACTTCAAGTAATGTGTGGCATCCGATTCCATTTTCTGCCCAAAGCAACCTCAGTTTTCCAGGGGCTTCTATTGATGCAACCGCCAGCAATCCTGGCGCAACCTCTCAATTTGATTGTGACTCCGTAGAGTACTTTAGAGCAATAGGCTATCTGCAAAAGATAGCTTTGGACAGTATTGCATTTGAAGGAGTTGATAGCGTTGTAACGGCCCGGCTCACGAAACTTCAACTATTCCGGTCGGTGGAAGCCGACAGCATTCTTCAGCTTGATAGCATCCTTGTTGCCTTTAGAGATACGTTTGAACTGACCGATCTTGGAAAACTTGACAGGATTGCGCGTCAATTGAAGATGAATATTAGCACTTCCTCTACCTCCAAAACACTTGTTGATCTTGGTAATGTCAGCCCTACGGATTCGATCGCTTCACTATGGAAGGATGTACTGGAAATGGCATTCGGCAAATGGGGTGATGACGACACGACCACGACCCTCAGTAGTTCTGACAGCACCTTACTGTGGCAAATAGCGGCATTATGTCCTTACAGATACGGCCCATCGGTATATACTTCCCGGACAATGCTTTTCAGTTTGGATTCCATGTACCTGTCATTAGGAAATGACTGCGAAATCCCAGGATTTGCAGACCCTTCAGAGAAAAGAGACGGCAGCCATGATGATTCGCCTCCAGTCAGTACATCCATTGTTGGAGATATACAGATTGATATACTCCCGAACCCTGCTACGGATGGGTGGCTTACCATAAATGTAACAGGCATGACTGAAAATGACAGATTGCGACTACATCTGTACTCACTGGAGGGACGTCTCATTCGTACAGATAATCTTGTTCAGAGCTCTACAAGAGTTAATGTGAGTACCGTGACGTCCGGAACATATTTTGTCAAAGTGGAAAACGCGAAATCCCACGAAAGCCTATGGAGGGGGAAAATCGTTTTGCTGAACAATTAG